CATCCGGCTTAATGGTTCCCACTAGGTACGATCTCGATACGGAACCCGATCTCGCAAGGGCCTCCGGAGACGGTGACTAGAGCCTCTTGGGAAATTTAAGAGAGCTCGTTCCAATTCATAAGCTTTCTCTCGACCTGCAAAAACTCTTCACACGCTTTTCAATAGTTTGGGCGCAAAGATCCATCCGATGCGGTTGGGTGCGACATTAGGGCGTTCTAATTTGGGGATAATCAGCCAATCTTTCTCCCAAAATCAGCCGGATCTTCGGCGGTGGATGGTTTCTTTTGGCTTAAAAAGgcagctcctccttggcACACTTGATGACGACACTTGCAGTCACTGCGATCTTCCACTCTCCACCACAACGACACTCAACTTACTTTCTCCTGGAAGTTTATATTCGGGTTTGTTGGCATTGCAGCCTCGGTCTGCAGGTTTGACTCTCAACAAGTCATCTGCGTATATTTTTGTAGAATGGAAGGATAACAATTGTGTCTGAACAAATTATGCATGTAATTGTGCTCTgctgtatgtgtgtgtgtgtaatCTGTAATGAATTGGCCCAAGTGCCCAGCCACCCCAGTTCCAAACTAGTCTAGTACTGGTCTGCGGACTATTGATTGCCGGATCGGGCCAGGATGCCCGACGGCCTCATGGCGCCCCACTTCATGTGCCTGAGTGCCTGAGGCGCACAGGCATTCAAGCAAGGTGGGGTTGGAAAGTTCTCCAAAGATGGAATGCGTCGAATCATCCAGAGTCTAATCCTGGGATAATCTCCCCGCTTCGGCATCGGCCTGCAATTCATTCTGTCCGAGTTTCATCCCGTCACTTTTTACCCCGCATCACTCTTAGAATCTTTCTGGTCTTTGACTTTGCATACGCAGCACATCAAAACTCATGGCCGACGCAGAGCTTGAAGAGGTCAGTATGAAACCTTTCCACCTACATTTGATTTTCCCCGTCTTCTTGGGTGTCCATGCTTGATGAATATCCGGATCCGCGCCTTCAACACTCTTCGTATCAAATGCTTAAATCTGGTATAGATCAGACGGGCCCGTCTTGCCCAGCTTCAGCAACAGGGTGGCGCACGTGGTGGCCCTTCGGACGGCAACCAGGAGGAACAGAGAAGGTATGATTCCCAGACCTCgtttttgcttcttcattTGTAAATCTTGACTGACTTGTCGCTCCACTCTAGGCAAGCTGAAGGTATGCGCAAACTCATAACCCACTAGAATAGAACACGCCGGAGGAATCTCTCTGCCTACATCACACTCTCGAACAAATTGCTTATTCTTATACGAATAGCCGACCGCCGCGCCACTATTCTGAACCAGATCCTCGAGCCCGAAGCCGCCGATCGTTTGGGTCGCATCCGCCTTGTCAAGGAATCCCGCGCTGCTGACGTCGAGTCCCGTCTCATCATGCTCGCCCAGTCCGGCCAATTGCGCCAGAAGGTTACCGAGGAGCAGCTCAAGCAGTTGTTGAACGCCATGGCCGAGAACCAGcgcaaggatgaggaggagcacAAGATTGTGATCAACCGGCGCGGCggctgggatgatgatgacgacctGTTGGATCTGTGAGATGTGTTTTTAGCGAAGGGTGTTCAGTTTGTGCTGAATGCTTGCCATGTTCAATGATACCTCCAGCTCTCGGATTTCCACCTTCACGACCAGAGCAGCTTGCAGCTGAATTTCTGCTACGACAAAAGTACAGTTTTTCCAACTTGATAGTCCATCAACAGTTCCTCCACCGAGGACCTAATGATACTTGGCCGAGTAATCATTCAGGAAGTGGCCATTCCTCATATAATGATACAGAAATATAGCTTCCTCAACAGGAAGCAACGGATATAATACATCTAATAATAAGCATACTGATCCCATCTGAAGCTATTGGCCCCTCTGCTCCATcaactccttctccctcttcttctgcatccgGATCATCCGCCTAATCTCCCTCATATCCGGCGGCCTTTCAATGCCCAACTCCGCCCTCAACTCGCCGacatccttctccaacaccttCTCCCAATAAACATTAATCAACTCCTTACTCTGCAACCCACTCTTCAACGCCCACGGCAAATAAATCGAAAACAGCCGTTCCCTTTCCGCAGGCTTCAACCTCACGGATGCGAACAAACTCAACCCAGTCATGGGAATCAACGTATTCAGGAACTCAAAAGCCTTGAGTGCCAGCTCGCCCTCCACGAAAATCGGCAAACCCGTCACAGCATGGTAGAAGTCATGACACTCGCGGTACCGCTGCATGACGTACGCACATTCCTCATCGTCAATGTATTGCACATTGTCCCGGGTGTCCGGAGACACGCCTTCGCGGTCCAGCCAGGTGGCGTACGTCCGGCCGACGGTGTTCTCAGGGAGGGAGCGGAGGTATGGCAGTTTGAGGGTCTCGGAGGTGATGCGCGGACGGTCGCGGAGGATCTGTCGGCCTGTTGGATCGGAGAGCATGGCGTCGCGGAGCCGGTAGATGAAGTAGGGTGTTGCGGTGGCTTCGCCGCAGGCGGCAATTAGGTCTTTTGTGATATGTTAGTTACAAAGTTGCATACTAGGATTGACTGAAGTATATGTACCAGCTCTTCGGGGGTTAAGAAGAGAACCCACAGCTGACCCAATGGCCAGAGCGCCGCGCTCTACAAAATTCAATGGCACATGGCCGGGATAGTTAGGCGGAGGACGGTTGAAGCCGGAGATCGGCCGTGAGTGGGCGCGGAGCGATAGCGGTGCTGCGCAGGAGAGGATATTGTTTAGCTCGCGCGCGTGCTGGACGGCACTGCGCGTCCGGAGGACTGTCATCGTGTGTCGAGTGAAGGGTAACACGTCGCAATGGACATGGTCCTTGGGCCGGATGGATGTAGATGAGGGTGTGGTACGATGGGATGCTTTCGGAGCCGGATGGCGCTAGTGGTGGGTGTGCGGTGCCGTAGGGCTGATAAagatagataagataatctttttctttatcgGCGGTTTTTGGCGCATCTGATCGTCTCTGCTTGGATTGCCATTGAGGGATACAGAGGCATTGATATCGCTGAATGTACATTGCTTAGGGAACAATTACGCAGGTTCAAACAGGGGAGCTTTGTTTGTCTTCCACCCTCCCATAAATACTTGTCACACCTCTCGTTATCCTTCAACCCCCTCCACACCAACAACTTACCCCTCAATTGTCTAAACCGACTGTCAACATGAAGCCCACCTGGTGGCCCGGCGAGAAGCACGAAGTCTTCACAGAATGGGCTAAAACACAAGGAATCGTCATCAATGGGGTCAGTCCAGCGCGATTCCCCGGCCGCGGTCTCGGTACGATCGCAACGCGAAAGATAGAAGTACATCCCCCCATGCTTATACCCCCTCAAACTCATATACACCAACTAACATTCACATGATATAACAGAAAGATTCCATCCTCGTCAAAGTCCCCCACTCCGCAATGCTCACGCCCTCCAAACTCCCATCCACGTTCACCTCGCGCTTCCCATCAGATACACCAACCCACACCCTCTACGCCGCATACCTCACCAACGCCAGTCCCTCCCACCTCACACCATGGCGCAACACCTGGCCCACAATGGAGGACTTTACCTCTAGCATGCCGATCCTCtggtcttcatcttcccccctctcacccagcagcaacagcaacaccagcaaAATCCAggacctcctcccaccctccatctccaacacctGGTGCACCATAACCCCCGGGAAACGGAAACACAAGTACGACACACGGCATCAGAACCTCCTCAAAGCACAAGAAACCCGTCTCCGCAAAGCATGGGACATCGTTGTCCGGGTATTCCCCGAGACAGATAAAGAGCTGTTCACGTACCATTGGGTGATTGTGAACACGCGAAGCTTCTTTTATCTTCTGCCGGGGGCGGAGATGCCGGAGGATAGGAATGATGCGATGGCGTTGGTGCCGTTTGCGGATTATTTTAACCATTCGGATGTGGCGGTACATACCTTCCCTTTCTATCTGTGTAGGTTGAGTTGTTGGCTGACATGAGATCATTGTGGATGGATAGTGTAATGTCAAGTTCGACGGGGAGGAGTATGTCTTTCGTGCGGCGAAGGAGTACAGTACGTTCTTTACCTCTTTTTCATTACTATTATGGTGACAAAGACAGCGATATGCTGACAAGATATACagatgaaggcgaggaaATCTACATGAGCTACGGGCCTCATTCGAACGATTTCCTGTTCACAGAATGTAAGCCCGCATCCCCTACAATTCCACCACAACAAAATCCCCACCCCATCCTAACCACTACTCTATCAAGACGGCTTCTACCTCGACACCAACGCCTCCGAAACCCTCTATCTTGATGAGATAATCCTGCAGGACCTGAACGCCtcaaaacaagaagaactcgAGTTCCACCAATACTACGGGTACGCCTCCCGTTCACTTATCTATCACCACACACCACTAACGAAGCCATAACCAAACACAGAAACTACCAACTCACCTCCGAGGGCGTCTGCTACCGAACAGAAATCGCCGCCGGTTTAACCTACATGCCACTACGACTTTGGCAGGACTATGTGCTCGGATACTCGACCGacggggtggatgagaagatgtCTGCGGCTGTGATTCGGGGCTGGATTGGTGTGTATATCAAGGAAGCGGATGTGGCGATTGCGCGGTTAGAGGATTTGTATATTGCCCAGACGGAGGATCAAGGTGTGGTTaggatgttgttgaagaggtGGAGGCAGATTCGGGGGCTTTGTGAGGAGGCGATTGATCGGGTGTCTTCATGATATTATATCATTTCTATCTGGAGAATGGAGATGTGTATAGGATAAGGAAGGGGTATATTAACTAGCAGTATCAATCGGTTCAAATATAAGTACAGGCATTCGTTCTGGAAAGACTACAGAATGTCAATCGGAATGGCGCTGGCATCTCTTTGCTTCGACGTGTGCTGCTTGCCCAGAACCAGGTGCTTCATCATGTAGTTTACCACGCACTTGATGCCGAGTTCTTCGCCTCTGCGCACAATGTAGCCGTTTAGGTATTCGATCTCGGTCGTCTTGCCGGCTCGTACATCCTGCAGCATGGAGCTGTGGTTCTTCGCTGTCTTGCTGGCAAGCTGAGTAACCATCCAGCGCAGTCGTTCCGGGGAGAATCGGCTCTCGATACCAGGGATGCCCTGTAGTTCGGGAAGGGCGCAGATCACGCTCGAAATCTCATGAAGGAGCAATCGCGTCACGCGTGTGAGACTATAGTTGTAGAGAATCTCGCCATTCTCGCAGTTCATCAACGCCGTCAACGGATTGATGACAGCGTTCATCGCCAGCTTCTCAAGCTGGTAGAGCATAAGAGCGGACGGAGTCTCCGCGACAGCAACCAGTGGAGGAGTGAGGGTCATGGTCCGCAGGAGGTACTTGGTGCTTGCGGCCCAGTCATCCTCGTTTTCGCTGATTGGAGATGTCGAGTTCGAGGGCAAAGCCGGTCCCAGGATGGTCGTGCCGATGCCCGTATGGGCGACTTGGAATGGTTCCTTTCTGCGGGCCAGCCCGTGCGAGACAATGCCTTGCATGTAGTTCGGGCGTTTGCGGGGATCAGGGAAGACCTTCTCATTAAGCTCATCAATGACGCCCATGCCGTTCTGAAGTAGTAGGACCGTAGAGTCAGGTGTCAAACGATGCTTGACAGACTCTAAAGCCATAGCCGTCACGGGCGCCTTGACACTGACGACCAAGCATTCAATGCGCTCCTCGTCTTGGACAGACCCGGCTAGGGAGCCTTCAACATCGCCGTCATCGGCCCGAGCCATGGCTTCCCCGGTCTTGCTGTTTTTATCCCAGTATGGGAATGCATGCCACGCTTTGCCGTTCAGGACATTGACATCAAAGCCTGTCTTGATATCGTCCAATCCATTCGAATTAATTGCTAAGCacttttttctccccagcCATGACTTGTACAGATTTGGGTTATGCAAGAGTAGAGTGACAGGCGGAGGCGACGGACGACTTGCGAGAGAGTGGGCAACGAATGTGCCTACATTCCCAAGACCTAGGATATGTATGCGTCCAGACAGTCGGCGCTTTCCACTATCTTTTGACGCTTCTTCGGCATTCTGCATCCAAGTAGACACGAATCGACCGTATGATTTGGGATGCGAACTACGCCTTGAGACAAGACATAATTCGCAGACTGTCGTCCGCCGAAGCGGACTGCGCCCCAGTATGTACGACACTTTGACGGCTGGAGAGTAGATACAGTGAGTCCAAGTTCACGCGCCCTAAAAGCTGAGAGGTGATGGTAACAATCACCGTCTCATTATAAGATGAAGCAAATGACAATTGCCCCAAGGACTCACAGTCCTAACAACGATGTGCAAGATAACAGGAAGATATAGATCGAGAGTGAGTTCGGCATCGCATGAGGGAGAAGGCGGACAAATAGCTCTTCACCGCCTTAGAGACCGCCTGGAGATAAAAAAATCGACATTATCCGCTTCTTTTCAATCCAATATCATCGATTCCTCCCCAGATATTCGTACACATAATCAACATGGAGGCAGCAGATCTACTTCCGCTGCTCGAGCAGCTGGATGACAACATTGATGATCTTGAAGAGGCTCTGAAGCCCATCTTGGACAGCTCCGTGGTGGAGACGTCGAAGAAGCTTCCAGTGATGGATAAAGCGAAATTCCACGTCTTGGTGACTTACGCGCTGGAGTCTCTTATTTTCTGTACGTCACTATTGCAGTTAGGGCGAAATTGATTGCTAATTTCTACAGCGTATCTGCGTCTTCACGGCGTCAATGCTAAGGAACACTCCGTGTTTAGAGAATTAACTAGAGTCAAGCAATACTTTGCGAAGATCACCGCGCTCGAAGCGGAGCCGGAAAAGCGTACTCTAACTCTTGACAAGCAGGCTGCCAGTCGCTTTATCAAACATGGTCTTGTGAGTTACTCCTACACGGCACATTTGAGGGTCGAGGCTAATTGAGTAGGCTGGAAATGACAAAATCGACCTGGCGCGCAAGGAGCAGGAGGCAAAGGAGAGAGCACGCGCTCAGCTAAAGGCATCGATACTGGCTAAAAAAGCAGGTGCTACGTCTCAGCAGTCATCGCAGAATGCGACAAGCAACTCCGAGAGTGAATCCGAGTCCGAGGAGCTTGTGAAGCCCGCACCTAAGCCGTCGGGCAAGAGCTCTGATgataagaagaagcgcaaggataagcagaagaggagggtcaGCAAGGAAGAGCACAATGAAAACAAGAAGgagcggagaaagaagaaggatgaattGCGCAAGACGAAGAAGTTGAAATGAGGAGGTAGCTATATATGTCGATCTGCCGGCTGGACCGGTTGAGGGGCTGTCTGTTACTGGGATTGCAGCACTTTAACGACGAGTGACGCGCAACATCTCAGCAACATATATTGTCTACAGGCTGCTGCCACGAAGCTACTAAAAGTACACATGGAATGATGATACCCACCGCATAGAGGACAGCCTCAATGAATCTGTTGAAAGACGAGTACAGTGAGGAACCGGGTGCATGCCATGGTCACAGTAGACCTGGTGTAGGAACGGACAAAATTCTTCCATGGACTACCATACGATTCGAGTCATTTAGTCAAAGCAGTGGCAAGTGACTGACAGAGAGAGGATGCTCATGCTCAGCCCTGTGGATCATGGCGATGCAGTGAGTCACTGCCGGAGTTAAGCAGAACATGTGCGGATAGCTTCAGATCCACTGTTCTGTGAGACTCAAACGTTGTCTCCACTAAGTAGCGAATATCACATCCACTAGCAATAAAACAAATcaaaatgataataatatatcccTCATATCCATTCtaaatccatccatcctcggCATTAAAGCAACGATCAACCGTAAGCGCCGGGACCGGCAGCTGACCTAACGCCCGAAGCAACCAATCAAAAACGGGAGAATAACCAGGGCGATCGGAGTTTTCGAACTTTCTCCGCCCGACtttcgagcttcttcttttccgaCTATAAAACAACTCTCTCCACCCGCTTCCCAACACTTTAACTCACATACAACATCCAGACCTACACCTTCTCCCTtaaccaccaccctcacaACCATCAAAAACAACACACAAAATGCCTCGTCAACGTCGTGGTGCCGCCCCTACTCCCGCGCGCAGCGCTCCCACCCGTCCTACCGCTGCTCCCGCCAGACCTGCTGCCGCCCCTTCTTACGGCCAGCAACAGCCTCACTCCACTGCTGCtcacccccagcagcagcaccacgcTCCCCCTCCGGCTGCTGCCCCCGCTGCCACTCCCGCCGCTGCCCCCGTTCAGCAAAGCCAGGGCCCCGGTCTCTTCGGCCAGATGGCCTCGACTGCTGCGTACGTTGCCACACATACCCCAATACCTTTCCCCCAAATTCCCTTATATAAATGAACCAAACTAACATATGATGAAATATAGTGGTGTCGCCGTCGGCTCCTCCATCGGCCACGCCATCGGCGGAATGTTCTtcggcggcggtggcggcTCCAGTGCTCCCGCTGAGGCTCCCCAGCAGGCTGCGCCGGCTCCCGCTCAGCCCATGGACAACGGTCTCTGGGCTGGAAACGCTACCAACAGCTCTTGGGAGGCGCCGGCTTGTGCCACAGATGCGCAGAACTTCCGCAAGTGCATGGATGAGAACAAGGGTGATTTGACGATCTGTGGGTGGTACTTGGATCAGCTGGTACGTTTCCccggggttggtgttggtgattgtgagtggttgttgtgggCATATGCTAATGGGTATTGTGTTTATAGAAGGCTTGCCAGGCTGCTGCTAAGCCGTACTAAATGGAGACTGAGTATCGAAggtgattgatgatggaggatgagatgaatgattttttttatggatggatgggcaaTATATGGCATAGTGGTGGATTAGCCCGTTATTTctctcttattttattttattatttattacccCCCTGTATAACATATACCACTTGAGAAGCTTACTACCCCCTTTTTTTTGGGTTGGCTATGCACGTGATGGACATGCATGGACAGGaactaaaaatatagataaaaaaggATCATTCCACTCTTCATGTGTTTCTGTTTTCATTCGTTTGGTTATGGTACTTAGATTTGTAGACGATAAATGATAGTATATAGGCTTATATCATTCTCATAGAGGTACATACATGCTTCGCTGCAAGCAAAGGAAGTGGGAGTttgatacatacatagcaTGGATTCCAGTATTTGCACTACAATACGGCTTCCTATCGTCTGTCTCCATCATTTCGAGGCTGAAAGTTCAACTATACACAACCGTTAGCATATGAACACCCATCTTTAACAACAGTACTCACCTGATTCCCATTATAAAACTGCCGATCATCCCCCTCATTCTGCGCATCCCTCAACGTCCGAATAATTGGTCCTCTGGATGCATTCACCCGCCTGCGCCCCGCATCATTCGATCCCGAAGACGCCGTGCTAGCAGTTGGCGCAGCCTCACTGCCCGACGACTGCGTCGTTCCGTACCCAAAGAACGATCCCACAAGCCCCGTCGCAGTACCGACCGCCGACGACACCAGTCCGTAGGCAGACGACACCGCTCGGACCGGCAGACTCGCACCTGCGCCGGAATATGCCTCCGTGTAGGACTGGATCGGAACCATCACCAGGTTCGCGGAGCTGCCGAGACCCAGCTCGGCTAGGGTTTGCTCCTCGTCGGCTATGGTGAGGGTGCGATTCGGCAGAGGCGTCAGGATGTGTTTGAGGTTGTATGGGCTGCGCTCTTCCATTTGACTGTCGAGCCAGGGACGGACGTCGTTGCGGATAGTCTGGGTGGGGGTGAAGCTAGAGCGCACGGAGCTGCCGTCGAAGAGACGCACTTGGAGACGGTATTGCTtcggaggggagggtgggcGCCGTTCAGCGGGTTGGGTGGCGGGCTCTTTGGGCgtgacggaggaggatggcttCTCTTTGGGGGTGGGCTTGGGTTTGGGCTTGCTCTCTTGTGTGACTGGTCGGGGAGTCGGCTTAGGTGCTggttcttgcttcttctgttgTTGGAGTTTCTTGGTTGGGGACGGACGTTGTTGCTCGGCTCGCGCATCGTCTACTCGTCTCTTTCCTTCACGAACAGCTGCATCGCGGGGTTGCTCTGGCTCAGTTGCGGAGGGCTGGGGTGCAGGCTGAGATGGAGCTGGTGTAGGAGCTGACTCTGCAGCAGGCGCTGGTGCCGATACAGGCGCGGAAGACACAGGTTCCGGCGCAGGAGGAGACACAGTCGCAGGAGCATCAGAAGCCACCGGCGCAGACGTCGTCTcacccccagcagcaccCGCATTTCCTACATTCTGCTGAACTGGCGCGCGACTCTCATCCAGCTTCACAAGTAGGCGATCGCGAAAGTCCTCCTTGGAAATGTCCGGCACGAGGTAATCGCACATCATACCATTCCTGCGACGGTCAACAGCTTCCCTAATCTAAGTAGCATAACACATACTTCATCACGACGACGGTAGGAAACTTGACGATGGGACAAAAAGAGGCCAGAAAGCCCGCTTCCTGACTACCTTTGGTGAAGCGCAAGAGGACAGCTCTCGATTGGAGTAGTTGCGATAACTGCGCATCGTTAGCAGATGCAGAAACATATGTATATGATATGTTGCATACCTCCTCGTCAAACGTAAAGTAGCTCTCCTCCCATTCTGTGCTCGTCTGCTCATCATCTATGTAGCCGGTGTCAGTACTGCGGAGTATCGCCGAGCTCCAGCATCCCTCTATTCAATGCCTGTAGAAAATAACGAACCTCTAACGAAGCAAACGACAGCCTTGCTCTCAGCGACCGCCGCAGCGATACCCTCCTGTAAGCTCCCAGAGTAGAACATCTTGCGTCTTGCTTTCCGAGTATGTGAAATAGACAAGTGACAATGAAGCTAGTGGTTACGGAGCTACCGACTGACACCCGCAATCGATAAGCCGACAATCCGCATCGGCGGAAAAGACCCCGTCCCGACCCGCtctctcttcattcttccACTGGCACTTTCAATCCCCAACTGCCTCCAACCCAGTCAATCACATCAGAAACCACACACAACAGCGCGCAAAATGCGCTCCCTCCTCTCAGTCCTCTCTCGGACGGGCACAAGAACCACCC
The window above is part of the Aspergillus luchuensis IFO 4308 DNA, chromosome 8, nearly complete sequence genome. Proteins encoded here:
- a CDS encoding DNA-binding protein (BUSCO:EOG09265HEP;~COG:D;~EggNog:ENOG410PRK4;~InterPro:IPR002836,IPR036883;~PFAM:PF01984;~go_function: GO:0003677 - DNA binding [Evidence IEA]); amino-acid sequence: MADAELEEIRRARLAQLQQQGGARGGPSDGNQEEQRRQAEADRRATILNQILEPEAADRLGRIRLVKESRAADVESRLIMLAQSGQLRQKVTEEQLKQLLNAMAENQRKDEEEHKIVINRRGGWDDDDDLLDL
- the coq4 gene encoding ubiquinone biosynthesis protein COQ4 (BUSCO:EOG092643VB;~COG:H;~EggNog:ENOG410PGMW;~InterPro:IPR007715,IPR027540;~PFAM:PF05019;~go_component: GO:0005743 - mitochondrial inner membrane [Evidence IEA];~go_process: GO:0006744 - ubiquinone biosynthetic process [Evidence IEA]), with translation MTVLRTRSAVQHARELNNILSCAAPLSLRAHSRPISGFNRPPPNYPGHVPLNFVERGALAIGSAVGSLLNPRRADLIAACGEATATPYFIYRLRDAMLSDPTGRQILRDRPRITSETLKLPYLRSLPENTVGRTYATWLDREGVSPDTRDNVQYIDDEECAYVMQRYRECHDFYHAVTGLPIFVEGELALKAFEFLNTLIPMTGLSLFASVRLKPAERERLFSIYLPWALKSGLQSKELINVYWEKVLEKDVGELRAELGIERPPDMREIRRMIRMQKKREKELMEQRGQ
- a CDS encoding uncharacterized protein (COG:S;~EggNog:ENOG410PKW5;~InterPro:IPR001214;~PFAM:PF00856;~go_function: GO:0005515 - protein binding [Evidence IEA]), translating into MKPTWWPGEKHEVFTEWAKTQGIVINGVSPARFPGRGLGTIATRKIEKDSILVKVPHSAMLTPSKLPSTFTSRFPSDTPTHTLYAAYLTNASPSHLTPWRNTWPTMEDFTSSMPILWSSSSPLSPSSNSNTSKIQDLLPPSISNTWCTITPGKRKHKYDTRHQNLLKAQETRLRKAWDIVVRVFPETDKELFTYHWVIVNTRSFFYLLPGAEMPEDRNDAMALVPFADYFNHSDVACNVKFDGEEYVFRAAKEYNEGEEIYMSYGPHSNDFLFTEYGFYLDTNASETLYLDEIILQDLNASKQEELEFHQYYGNYQLTSEGVCYRTEIAAGLTYMPLRLWQDYVLGYSTDGVDEKMSAAVIRGWIGVYIKEADVAIARLEDLYIAQTEDQGVVRMLLKRWRQIRGLCEEAIDRVSS
- a CDS encoding ketopantoate reductase family protein (COG:H;~EggNog:ENOG410PMYW;~InterPro:IPR003710,IPR013752,IPR036291,IPR013332, IPR008927,IPR013328;~PFAM:PF02558,PF08546;~go_function: GO:0008677 - 2-dehydropantoate 2-reductase activity [Evidence IEA];~go_function: GO:0016491 - oxidoreductase activity [Evidence IEA];~go_process: GO:0015940 - pantothenate biosynthetic process [Evidence IEA];~go_process: GO:0055114 - oxidation-reduction process [Evidence IEA]) translates to MQNAEEASKDSGKRRLSGRIHILGLGNVGTFVAHSLASRPSPPPVTLLLHNPNLYKSWLGRKKCLAINSNGLDDIKTGFDVNVLNGKAWHAFPYWDKNSKTGEAMARADDGDVEGSLAGSVQDEERIECLVVSVKAPVTAMALESVKHRLTPDSTVLLLQNGMGVIDELNEKVFPDPRKRPNYMQGIVSHGLARRKEPFQVAHTGIGTTILGPALPSNSTSPISENEDDWAASTKYLLRTMTLTPPLVAVAETPSALMLYQLEKLAMNAVINPLTALMNCENGEILYNYSLTRVTRLLLHEISSVICALPELQGIPGIESRFSPERLRWMVTQLASKTAKNHSSMLQDVRAGKTTEIEYLNGYIVRRGEELGIKCVVNYMMKHLVLGKQHTSKQRDASAIPIDIL
- a CDS encoding Sas10/Utp3/C1D family protein (COG:A;~EggNog:ENOG410PR5T;~InterPro:IPR011082,IPR007146;~PFAM:PF04000); translation: MEAADLLPLLEQLDDNIDDLEEALKPILDSSVVETSKKLPVMDKAKFHVLVTYALESLIFSYLRLHGVNAKEHSVFRELTRVKQYFAKITALEAEPEKRTLTLDKQAASRFIKHGLAGNDKIDLARKEQEAKERARAQLKASILAKKAGATSQQSSQNATSNSESESESEELVKPAPKPSGKSSDDKKKRKDKQKRRVSKEEHNENKKERRKKKDELRKTKKLK
- a CDS encoding coiled-coil-helix-coiled-coil-helix domain-containing protein (BUSCO:EOG09265RGS;~COG:S;~EggNog:ENOG410PQKG;~InterPro:IPR009069) codes for the protein MPRQRRGAAPTPARSAPTRPTAAPARPAAAPSYGQQQPHSTAAHPQQQHHAPPPAAAPAATPAAAPVQQSQGPGLFGQMASTAAGVAVGSSIGHAIGGMFFGGGGGSSAPAEAPQQAAPAPAQPMDNGLWAGNATNSSWEAPACATDAQNFRKCMDENKGDLTICGWYLDQLKACQAAAKPY
- a CDS encoding UBX domain protein (COG:O;~EggNog:ENOG410PNS0;~InterPro:IPR029071,IPR001012,IPR036249;~PFAM:PF00789;~go_function: GO:0005515 - protein binding [Evidence IEA]) encodes the protein MFYSGSLQEGIAAAVAESKAVVCFVRDDEQTSTEWEESYFTFDEELSQLLQSRAVLLRFTKGSQEAGFLASFCPIVKFPTVVVMKNGMMCDYLVPDISKEDFRDRLLVKLDESRAPVQQNVGNAGAAGGETTSAPVASDAPATVSPPAPEPVSSAPVSAPAPAAESAPTPAPSQPAPQPSATEPEQPRDAAVREGKRRVDDARAEQQRPSPTKKLQQQKKQEPAPKPTPRPVTQESKPKPKPTPKEKPSSSVTPKEPATQPAERRPPSPPKQYRLQVRLFDGSSVRSSFTPTQTIRNDVRPWLDSQMEERSPYNLKHILTPLPNRTLTIADEEQTLAELGLGSSANLVMVPIQSYTEAYSGAGASLPVRAVSSAYGLVSSAVGTATGLVGSFFGYGTTQSSGSEAAPTASTASSGSNDAGRRRVNASRGPIIRTLRDAQNEGDDRQFYNGNQLNFQPRNDGDRR